A region of Amyelois transitella isolate CPQ chromosome 19, ilAmyTran1.1, whole genome shotgun sequence DNA encodes the following proteins:
- the LOC106132680 gene encoding ATP-dependent zinc metalloprotease FtsH isoform X19, producing the protein MKAVAILFLASLAMGSSQEKDYGTGNIVDPGFYQPSNPNLGTGQIVDPGFYQPSNPNLGTGQIVDPGFYQPSGPSYPAYPPSLYPNPGYPPINNGPAYVENPPPPHWSQTLYPSGVARDANN; encoded by the exons ATGAAGGCAGTTGCT ATTTTATTCTTGGCTTCGCTAGCCATGGGGTCATCACAGGAAAAAG ATTATGGAACTGGAAACA tcGTGGATCCCGGCTTCTACCAACCATCTAACC CGAACTTAGGAACTGGCCAAA TTGTCGACCCAGGCTTCTACCAACCTTCAAACC ctAACTTGGGAACTGGTCAGA ttgtCGATCCTGGCTTCTACCAACCATCAG gtcCATCATACCCCGCATATCCACCCAGTCTATACC CTAACCCTGGATATCCAccaataa ACAATGGACCCGCTTACGTAGAAAACCCACCACCACCTCACTGGAGCCAGA CTTTGTACCCTTCTGGAGTTGCTCGGGACGCCAACAACTAA
- the LOC106132680 gene encoding uncharacterized protein LOC106132680 isoform X20 — protein MIISCWQILFLASLAMGSSQEKVHIVDNAPGQNYGTGNIVDPGFYQPSNPNLGTGQIVDPGFYQPSNPNLGTGQIVDPGFYQPSANPGYPPINNGPAYVENPPPPHWSQTLYPSGVARDANN, from the exons atgaTTATCTCTTGTTGGCAGATTTTATTCTTGGCTTCGCTAGCCATGGGGTCATCACAGGAAAAAG TACACATCGTAGATAATGCACCAGGccaaa ATTATGGAACTGGAAACA tcGTGGATCCCGGCTTCTACCAACCATCTAACC CTAACTTAGGAACTGGCCAAA tcGTGGACCCCGGCTTCTACCAACCATCTAACC CGAACTTAGGAACTGGCCAAA ttgtCGATCCTGGCTTCTACCAACCATCAG CTAACCCTGGATATCCAccaataa ACAATGGACCCGCTTACGTAGAAAACCCACCACCACCTCACTGGAGCCAGA CTTTGTACCCTTCTGGAGTTGCTCGGGACGCCAACAACTAA
- the LOC106132680 gene encoding ATP-dependent zinc metalloprotease FtsH isoform X12 yields MKAVAILFLASLAMGSSQEKVHIVDNAPGQNYGTGNIVDPGFYQPSNPNLGTGQIVDPGFYQPSNPNLGTGQIVDPGFYQPSGPSYPAYPPSLYPNPGYPPINNGPAYVENPPPPHWSQTLYPSGVARDANN; encoded by the exons ATGAAGGCAGTTGCT ATTTTATTCTTGGCTTCGCTAGCCATGGGGTCATCACAGGAAAAAG TACACATCGTAGATAATGCACCAGGccaaa ATTATGGAACTGGAAACA tcGTGGACCCCGGCTTCTACCAACCATCTAACC CGAACTTAGGAACTGGCCAAA TTGTCGACCCAGGCTTCTACCAACCTTCAAACC ctAACTTGGGAACTGGTCAGA ttgtCGATCCTGGCTTCTACCAACCATCAG gtcCATCATACCCCGCATATCCACCCAGTCTATACC CTAACCCTGGATATCCAccaataa ACAATGGACCCGCTTACGTAGAAAACCCACCACCACCTCACTGGAGCCAGA CTTTGTACCCTTCTGGAGTTGCTCGGGACGCCAACAACTAA
- the LOC106132680 gene encoding ATP-dependent zinc metalloprotease FtsH isoform X17: MIISCWQILFLASLAMGSSQEKDYGTGNIVDPGFYQPSNPNLGTGQIVDPGFYQPSNPNLGTGQIVDPGFYQPSGPSYPAYPPSLYPNPGYPPINNGPAYVENPPPPHWSQTLYPSGVARDANN; encoded by the exons atgaTTATCTCTTGTTGGCAGATTTTATTCTTGGCTTCGCTAGCCATGGGGTCATCACAGGAAAAAG ATTATGGAACTGGAAACA tcGTGGATCCCGGCTTCTACCAACCATCTAACC CTAACTTAGGAACTGGCCAAA tcGTGGACCCCGGCTTCTACCAACCATCTAACC ctAACTTGGGAACTGGTCAGA ttgtCGATCCTGGCTTCTACCAACCATCAG gtcCATCATACCCCGCATATCCACCCAGTCTATACC CTAACCCTGGATATCCAccaataa ACAATGGACCCGCTTACGTAGAAAACCCACCACCACCTCACTGGAGCCAGA CTTTGTACCCTTCTGGAGTTGCTCGGGACGCCAACAACTAA
- the LOC106132680 gene encoding cadherin-related family member 5 isoform X6, with product MGSSQEKVHIVDNAPGQNYGTGNIVDPGFYQPSNPNLGTGQIVDPGFYQPSNPNLGTGQIVDPGFYQPSNPNLGTGQIVDPGFYQPSGPSYPAYPPSLYPNPGYPPINNGPAYVENPPPPHWSQTLYPSGVARDANN from the exons ATGGGGTCATCACAGGAAAAAG TACACATCGTAGATAATGCACCAGGccaaa ATTATGGAACTGGAAACA tcGTGGATCCCGGCTTCTACCAACCATCTAACC CTAACTTAGGAACTGGCCAAA tcGTGGACCCCGGCTTCTACCAACCATCTAACC CGAACTTAGGAACTGGCCAAA TTGTCGACCCAGGCTTCTACCAACCTTCAAACC ctAACTTGGGAACTGGTCAGA ttgtCGATCCTGGCTTCTACCAACCATCAG gtcCATCATACCCCGCATATCCACCCAGTCTATACC CTAACCCTGGATATCCAccaataa ACAATGGACCCGCTTACGTAGAAAACCCACCACCACCTCACTGGAGCCAGA CTTTGTACCCTTCTGGAGTTGCTCGGGACGCCAACAACTAA
- the LOC106132680 gene encoding ATP-dependent zinc metalloprotease FtsH isoform X16 codes for MIISCWQILFLASLAMGSSQEKDYGTGNIVDPGFYQPSNPNLGTGQIVDPGFYQPSNPNLGTGQIVDPGFYQPSGPSYPAYPPSLYPNPGYPPINNGPAYVENPPPPHWSQTLYPSGVARDANN; via the exons atgaTTATCTCTTGTTGGCAGATTTTATTCTTGGCTTCGCTAGCCATGGGGTCATCACAGGAAAAAG ATTATGGAACTGGAAACA tcGTGGATCCCGGCTTCTACCAACCATCTAACC CGAACTTAGGAACTGGCCAAA TTGTCGACCCAGGCTTCTACCAACCTTCAAACC ctAACTTGGGAACTGGTCAGA ttgtCGATCCTGGCTTCTACCAACCATCAG gtcCATCATACCCCGCATATCCACCCAGTCTATACC CTAACCCTGGATATCCAccaataa ACAATGGACCCGCTTACGTAGAAAACCCACCACCACCTCACTGGAGCCAGA CTTTGTACCCTTCTGGAGTTGCTCGGGACGCCAACAACTAA
- the LOC106132680 gene encoding cadherin-related family member 5 isoform X11, protein MIISCWQILFLASLAMGSSQEKVHIVDNAPGQNYGTGNIVDPGFYQPSNPNLGTGQIVDPGFYQPSNPNLGTGQIVDPGFYQPSNPNLGTGQIVDPGFYQPSDNGPAYVENPPPPHWSQTLYPSGVARDANN, encoded by the exons atgaTTATCTCTTGTTGGCAGATTTTATTCTTGGCTTCGCTAGCCATGGGGTCATCACAGGAAAAAG TACACATCGTAGATAATGCACCAGGccaaa ATTATGGAACTGGAAACA tcGTGGATCCCGGCTTCTACCAACCATCTAACC CTAACTTAGGAACTGGCCAAA tcGTGGACCCCGGCTTCTACCAACCATCTAACC CGAACTTAGGAACTGGCCAAA TTGTCGACCCAGGCTTCTACCAACCTTCAAACC ctAACTTGGGAACTGGTCAGA ttgtCGATCCTGGCTTCTACCAACCATCAG ACAATGGACCCGCTTACGTAGAAAACCCACCACCACCTCACTGGAGCCAGA CTTTGTACCCTTCTGGAGTTGCTCGGGACGCCAACAACTAA
- the LOC106132680 gene encoding ATP-dependent zinc metalloprotease FtsH isoform X15, with amino-acid sequence MIISCWQILFLASLAMGSSQEKDYGTGNIVDPGFYQPSNPNLGTGQIVDPGFYQPSNPNLGTGQIVDPGFYQPSGPSYPAYPPSLYPNPGYPPINNGPAYVENPPPPHWSQTLYPSGVARDANN; translated from the exons atgaTTATCTCTTGTTGGCAGATTTTATTCTTGGCTTCGCTAGCCATGGGGTCATCACAGGAAAAAG ATTATGGAACTGGAAACA tcGTGGACCCCGGCTTCTACCAACCATCTAACC CGAACTTAGGAACTGGCCAAA TTGTCGACCCAGGCTTCTACCAACCTTCAAACC ctAACTTGGGAACTGGTCAGA ttgtCGATCCTGGCTTCTACCAACCATCAG gtcCATCATACCCCGCATATCCACCCAGTCTATACC CTAACCCTGGATATCCAccaataa ACAATGGACCCGCTTACGTAGAAAACCCACCACCACCTCACTGGAGCCAGA CTTTGTACCCTTCTGGAGTTGCTCGGGACGCCAACAACTAA
- the LOC106132680 gene encoding cadherin-related family member 5 isoform X14, giving the protein MGSSQEKDYGTGNIVDPGFYQPSNPNLGTGQIVDPGFYQPSNPNLGTGQIVDPGFYQPSNPNLGTGQIVDPGFYQPSGPSYPAYPPSLYPNPGYPPINNGPAYVENPPPPHWSQTLYPSGVARDANN; this is encoded by the exons ATGGGGTCATCACAGGAAAAAG ATTATGGAACTGGAAACA tcGTGGATCCCGGCTTCTACCAACCATCTAACC CTAACTTAGGAACTGGCCAAA tcGTGGACCCCGGCTTCTACCAACCATCTAACC CGAACTTAGGAACTGGCCAAA TTGTCGACCCAGGCTTCTACCAACCTTCAAACC ctAACTTGGGAACTGGTCAGA ttgtCGATCCTGGCTTCTACCAACCATCAG gtcCATCATACCCCGCATATCCACCCAGTCTATACC CTAACCCTGGATATCCAccaataa ACAATGGACCCGCTTACGTAGAAAACCCACCACCACCTCACTGGAGCCAGA CTTTGTACCCTTCTGGAGTTGCTCGGGACGCCAACAACTAA
- the LOC106132680 gene encoding ATP-dependent zinc metalloprotease FtsH isoform X13 produces the protein MKAVAILFLASLAMGSSQEKVHIVDNAPGQNYGTGNIVDPGFYQPSNPNLGTGQIVDPGFYQPSNPNLGTGQIVDPGFYQPSGPSYPAYPPSLYPNPGYPPINNGPAYVENPPPPHWSQTLYPSGVARDANN, from the exons ATGAAGGCAGTTGCT ATTTTATTCTTGGCTTCGCTAGCCATGGGGTCATCACAGGAAAAAG TACACATCGTAGATAATGCACCAGGccaaa ATTATGGAACTGGAAACA tcGTGGATCCCGGCTTCTACCAACCATCTAACC CGAACTTAGGAACTGGCCAAA TTGTCGACCCAGGCTTCTACCAACCTTCAAACC ctAACTTGGGAACTGGTCAGA ttgtCGATCCTGGCTTCTACCAACCATCAG gtcCATCATACCCCGCATATCCACCCAGTCTATACC CTAACCCTGGATATCCAccaataa ACAATGGACCCGCTTACGTAGAAAACCCACCACCACCTCACTGGAGCCAGA CTTTGTACCCTTCTGGAGTTGCTCGGGACGCCAACAACTAA
- the LOC106132680 gene encoding cadherin-related family member 5 isoform X1 yields the protein MIISCWQILFLASLAMGSSQEKVHIVDNAPGQNYGTGNIVDPGFYQPSNPNLGTGQIVDPGFYQPSNPNLGTGQIVDPGFYQPSNPNLGTGQIVDPGFYQPSGPSYPAYPPSLYPNPGYPPINNGPAYVENPPPPHWSQTLYPSGVARDANN from the exons atgaTTATCTCTTGTTGGCAGATTTTATTCTTGGCTTCGCTAGCCATGGGGTCATCACAGGAAAAAG TACACATCGTAGATAATGCACCAGGccaaa ATTATGGAACTGGAAACA tcGTGGATCCCGGCTTCTACCAACCATCTAACC CTAACTTAGGAACTGGCCAAA tcGTGGACCCCGGCTTCTACCAACCATCTAACC CGAACTTAGGAACTGGCCAAA TTGTCGACCCAGGCTTCTACCAACCTTCAAACC ctAACTTGGGAACTGGTCAGA ttgtCGATCCTGGCTTCTACCAACCATCAG gtcCATCATACCCCGCATATCCACCCAGTCTATACC CTAACCCTGGATATCCAccaataa ACAATGGACCCGCTTACGTAGAAAACCCACCACCACCTCACTGGAGCCAGA CTTTGTACCCTTCTGGAGTTGCTCGGGACGCCAACAACTAA
- the LOC106132679 gene encoding uncharacterized protein LOC106132679, whose amino-acid sequence MSDLLINVHESVDISGDCYFVNGNYEYYHYLCDGFDDRGWGCGYRTLQTICSWMKRNYQEDQKVPSIREIQEILVQLEDKPKSFGGSRQWIGSFEVCLVIDKLYDVPCKIIHVNKGDELQSVIDSLVSHFVHFGSPVMMGGDVDCSSKGIMGVNVCGSDASLLVVDPHYVGKEQTREFLHNKGWVKWQSLKDFLSSSFYNLCLPQVRAKSLQK is encoded by the exons atgtcaGATTTGTTGATAAACGTTCACGAAAGTGTCGATATTTCGGGTGattgttattttgtaaatggaaattatgaatattatcACTATTTGTGCGACGGATTTGATGATAGA ggaTGGGGTTGCGGCTACCGTACCCTGCAGACCATATGTTCTTGGATGAAACGTAATTATCAAGAAGACCAAAAAGTCCCGTCCATAAGAGAGATTCAAGAAATCTTGGTCCAATTGGAAGACAAACCCAAATCTTTTGGAGGATCAAGACAGTGGATTGGCAGTTTTGAA GTTTGCCTTGTAATAGACAAGTTGTATGATGTTCCCTGCAAAATTATTCATGTCAATAAAGGAGATGAGTTGCAAAGCGTCATAGATTCATTAGTATCACACTTTGTGCACTTTGGAAGTCCTGTGATGATGGGTGGGGACGTAGACTGCTCGTCTAAAGGCATTATGGGAGTCAATGTTTGTGGAAGTGATGCCAGTTTGTTGGTAGTG GATCCCCATTATGTGGGCAAAGAACAAACACGGGAGTTTCTTCACAATAAGGGCTGGGTTAAATGGCAATCCCTAAAAGACTTCTTAAGCTCAtccttttataatttgtgTCTTCCGCAAGTCAGAGCTAAATCTTTACAAAAGTAA
- the LOC106132680 gene encoding ATP-dependent zinc metalloprotease FtsH isoform X9, whose amino-acid sequence MIISCWQILFLASLAMGSSQEKVHIVDNAPGQNYGTGNIVDPGFYQPSNPNLGTGQIVDPGFYQPSNPNLGTGQIVDPGFYQPSGPSYPAYPPSLYPNPGYPPINNGPAYVENPPPPHWSQTLYPSGVARDANN is encoded by the exons atgaTTATCTCTTGTTGGCAGATTTTATTCTTGGCTTCGCTAGCCATGGGGTCATCACAGGAAAAAG TACACATCGTAGATAATGCACCAGGccaaa ATTATGGAACTGGAAACA tcGTGGATCCCGGCTTCTACCAACCATCTAACC CTAACTTAGGAACTGGCCAAA tcGTGGACCCCGGCTTCTACCAACCATCTAACC CGAACTTAGGAACTGGCCAAA ttgtCGATCCTGGCTTCTACCAACCATCAG gtcCATCATACCCCGCATATCCACCCAGTCTATACC CTAACCCTGGATATCCAccaataa ACAATGGACCCGCTTACGTAGAAAACCCACCACCACCTCACTGGAGCCAGA CTTTGTACCCTTCTGGAGTTGCTCGGGACGCCAACAACTAA
- the LOC106132680 gene encoding cadherin-related family member 5 isoform X5: MKAVAILFLASLAMGSSQEKDYGTGNIVDPGFYQPSNPNLGTGQIVDPGFYQPSNPNLGTGQIVDPGFYQPSNPNLGTGQIVDPGFYQPSGPSYPAYPPSLYPNPGYPPINNGPAYVENPPPPHWSQTLYPSGVARDANN, encoded by the exons ATGAAGGCAGTTGCT ATTTTATTCTTGGCTTCGCTAGCCATGGGGTCATCACAGGAAAAAG ATTATGGAACTGGAAACA tcGTGGATCCCGGCTTCTACCAACCATCTAACC CTAACTTAGGAACTGGCCAAA tcGTGGACCCCGGCTTCTACCAACCATCTAACC CGAACTTAGGAACTGGCCAAA TTGTCGACCCAGGCTTCTACCAACCTTCAAACC ctAACTTGGGAACTGGTCAGA ttgtCGATCCTGGCTTCTACCAACCATCAG gtcCATCATACCCCGCATATCCACCCAGTCTATACC CTAACCCTGGATATCCAccaataa ACAATGGACCCGCTTACGTAGAAAACCCACCACCACCTCACTGGAGCCAGA CTTTGTACCCTTCTGGAGTTGCTCGGGACGCCAACAACTAA
- the LOC106132680 gene encoding uncharacterized protein LOC106132680 isoform X21 — MGSSQEKVHIVDNAPGQNYGTGNIVDPGFYQPSNPNLGTGQIVDPGFYQPSNPNLGTGQIVDPGFYQPSGPSYPAYPPSLYPNPGYPPINNGPAYVENPPPPHWSQTLYPSGVARDANN; from the exons ATGGGGTCATCACAGGAAAAAG TACACATCGTAGATAATGCACCAGGccaaa ATTATGGAACTGGAAACA tcGTGGACCCCGGCTTCTACCAACCATCTAACC CGAACTTAGGAACTGGCCAAA TTGTCGACCCAGGCTTCTACCAACCTTCAAACC ctAACTTGGGAACTGGTCAGA ttgtCGATCCTGGCTTCTACCAACCATCAG gtcCATCATACCCCGCATATCCACCCAGTCTATACC CTAACCCTGGATATCCAccaataa ACAATGGACCCGCTTACGTAGAAAACCCACCACCACCTCACTGGAGCCAGA CTTTGTACCCTTCTGGAGTTGCTCGGGACGCCAACAACTAA
- the LOC106132680 gene encoding cadherin-related family member 5 isoform X4, with translation MIISCWQILFLASLAMGSSQEKVHIVDNAPGQNYGTGNIVDPGFYQPSNPNLGTGQIVDPGFYQPSNPNLGTGQIVDPGFYQPSNPNLGTGQIVDPGFYQPSANPGYPPINNGPAYVENPPPPHWSQTLYPSGVARDANN, from the exons atgaTTATCTCTTGTTGGCAGATTTTATTCTTGGCTTCGCTAGCCATGGGGTCATCACAGGAAAAAG TACACATCGTAGATAATGCACCAGGccaaa ATTATGGAACTGGAAACA tcGTGGATCCCGGCTTCTACCAACCATCTAACC CTAACTTAGGAACTGGCCAAA tcGTGGACCCCGGCTTCTACCAACCATCTAACC CGAACTTAGGAACTGGCCAAA TTGTCGACCCAGGCTTCTACCAACCTTCAAACC ctAACTTGGGAACTGGTCAGA ttgtCGATCCTGGCTTCTACCAACCATCAG CTAACCCTGGATATCCAccaataa ACAATGGACCCGCTTACGTAGAAAACCCACCACCACCTCACTGGAGCCAGA CTTTGTACCCTTCTGGAGTTGCTCGGGACGCCAACAACTAA
- the LOC106132680 gene encoding cadherin-related family member 5 isoform X2: protein MKAVAILFLASLAMGSSQEKVHIVDNAPGQNYGTGNIVDPGFYQPSNPNLGTGQIVDPGFYQPSNPNLGTGQIVDPGFYQPSNPNLGTGQIVDPGFYQPSGPSYPAYPPSLYPNPGYPPINNGPAYVENPPPPHWSQTLYPSGVARDANN, encoded by the exons ATGAAGGCAGTTGCT ATTTTATTCTTGGCTTCGCTAGCCATGGGGTCATCACAGGAAAAAG TACACATCGTAGATAATGCACCAGGccaaa ATTATGGAACTGGAAACA tcGTGGATCCCGGCTTCTACCAACCATCTAACC CTAACTTAGGAACTGGCCAAA tcGTGGACCCCGGCTTCTACCAACCATCTAACC CGAACTTAGGAACTGGCCAAA TTGTCGACCCAGGCTTCTACCAACCTTCAAACC ctAACTTGGGAACTGGTCAGA ttgtCGATCCTGGCTTCTACCAACCATCAG gtcCATCATACCCCGCATATCCACCCAGTCTATACC CTAACCCTGGATATCCAccaataa ACAATGGACCCGCTTACGTAGAAAACCCACCACCACCTCACTGGAGCCAGA CTTTGTACCCTTCTGGAGTTGCTCGGGACGCCAACAACTAA
- the LOC106132680 gene encoding ATP-dependent zinc metalloprotease FtsH isoform X10, with product MIISCWQILFLASLAMGSSQEKVHIVDNAPGQNYGTGNIVDPGFYQPSNPNLGTGQIVDPGFYQPSNPNLGTGQIVDPGFYQPSGPSYPAYPPSLYPNPGYPPINNGPAYVENPPPPHWSQTLYPSGVARDANN from the exons atgaTTATCTCTTGTTGGCAGATTTTATTCTTGGCTTCGCTAGCCATGGGGTCATCACAGGAAAAAG TACACATCGTAGATAATGCACCAGGccaaa ATTATGGAACTGGAAACA tcGTGGATCCCGGCTTCTACCAACCATCTAACC CTAACTTAGGAACTGGCCAAA tcGTGGACCCCGGCTTCTACCAACCATCTAACC ctAACTTGGGAACTGGTCAGA ttgtCGATCCTGGCTTCTACCAACCATCAG gtcCATCATACCCCGCATATCCACCCAGTCTATACC CTAACCCTGGATATCCAccaataa ACAATGGACCCGCTTACGTAGAAAACCCACCACCACCTCACTGGAGCCAGA CTTTGTACCCTTCTGGAGTTGCTCGGGACGCCAACAACTAA
- the LOC106132680 gene encoding ATP-dependent zinc metalloprotease FtsH isoform X18, which translates to MKAVAILFLASLAMGSSQEKDYGTGNIVDPGFYQPSNPNLGTGQIVDPGFYQPSNPNLGTGQIVDPGFYQPSGPSYPAYPPSLYPNPGYPPINNGPAYVENPPPPHWSQTLYPSGVARDANN; encoded by the exons ATGAAGGCAGTTGCT ATTTTATTCTTGGCTTCGCTAGCCATGGGGTCATCACAGGAAAAAG ATTATGGAACTGGAAACA tcGTGGACCCCGGCTTCTACCAACCATCTAACC CGAACTTAGGAACTGGCCAAA TTGTCGACCCAGGCTTCTACCAACCTTCAAACC ctAACTTGGGAACTGGTCAGA ttgtCGATCCTGGCTTCTACCAACCATCAG gtcCATCATACCCCGCATATCCACCCAGTCTATACC CTAACCCTGGATATCCAccaataa ACAATGGACCCGCTTACGTAGAAAACCCACCACCACCTCACTGGAGCCAGA CTTTGTACCCTTCTGGAGTTGCTCGGGACGCCAACAACTAA
- the LOC106132680 gene encoding cadherin-related family member 5 isoform X3 produces MIISCWQILFLASLAMGSSQEKDYGTGNIVDPGFYQPSNPNLGTGQIVDPGFYQPSNPNLGTGQIVDPGFYQPSNPNLGTGQIVDPGFYQPSGPSYPAYPPSLYPNPGYPPINNGPAYVENPPPPHWSQTLYPSGVARDANN; encoded by the exons atgaTTATCTCTTGTTGGCAGATTTTATTCTTGGCTTCGCTAGCCATGGGGTCATCACAGGAAAAAG ATTATGGAACTGGAAACA tcGTGGATCCCGGCTTCTACCAACCATCTAACC CTAACTTAGGAACTGGCCAAA tcGTGGACCCCGGCTTCTACCAACCATCTAACC CGAACTTAGGAACTGGCCAAA TTGTCGACCCAGGCTTCTACCAACCTTCAAACC ctAACTTGGGAACTGGTCAGA ttgtCGATCCTGGCTTCTACCAACCATCAG gtcCATCATACCCCGCATATCCACCCAGTCTATACC CTAACCCTGGATATCCAccaataa ACAATGGACCCGCTTACGTAGAAAACCCACCACCACCTCACTGGAGCCAGA CTTTGTACCCTTCTGGAGTTGCTCGGGACGCCAACAACTAA
- the LOC106132680 gene encoding ATP-dependent zinc metalloprotease FtsH isoform X8: MIISCWQILFLASLAMGSSQEKVHIVDNAPGQNYGTGNIVDPGFYQPSNPNLGTGQIVDPGFYQPSNPNLGTGQIVDPGFYQPSGPSYPAYPPSLYPNPGYPPINNGPAYVENPPPPHWSQTLYPSGVARDANN, encoded by the exons atgaTTATCTCTTGTTGGCAGATTTTATTCTTGGCTTCGCTAGCCATGGGGTCATCACAGGAAAAAG TACACATCGTAGATAATGCACCAGGccaaa ATTATGGAACTGGAAACA tcGTGGATCCCGGCTTCTACCAACCATCTAACC CGAACTTAGGAACTGGCCAAA TTGTCGACCCAGGCTTCTACCAACCTTCAAACC ctAACTTGGGAACTGGTCAGA ttgtCGATCCTGGCTTCTACCAACCATCAG gtcCATCATACCCCGCATATCCACCCAGTCTATACC CTAACCCTGGATATCCAccaataa ACAATGGACCCGCTTACGTAGAAAACCCACCACCACCTCACTGGAGCCAGA CTTTGTACCCTTCTGGAGTTGCTCGGGACGCCAACAACTAA
- the LOC106132680 gene encoding ATP-dependent zinc metalloprotease FtsH isoform X7 produces MIISCWQILFLASLAMGSSQEKVHIVDNAPGQNYGTGNIVDPGFYQPSNPNLGTGQIVDPGFYQPSNPNLGTGQIVDPGFYQPSGPSYPAYPPSLYPNPGYPPINNGPAYVENPPPPHWSQTLYPSGVARDANN; encoded by the exons atgaTTATCTCTTGTTGGCAGATTTTATTCTTGGCTTCGCTAGCCATGGGGTCATCACAGGAAAAAG TACACATCGTAGATAATGCACCAGGccaaa ATTATGGAACTGGAAACA tcGTGGACCCCGGCTTCTACCAACCATCTAACC CGAACTTAGGAACTGGCCAAA TTGTCGACCCAGGCTTCTACCAACCTTCAAACC ctAACTTGGGAACTGGTCAGA ttgtCGATCCTGGCTTCTACCAACCATCAG gtcCATCATACCCCGCATATCCACCCAGTCTATACC CTAACCCTGGATATCCAccaataa ACAATGGACCCGCTTACGTAGAAAACCCACCACCACCTCACTGGAGCCAGA CTTTGTACCCTTCTGGAGTTGCTCGGGACGCCAACAACTAA